A part of Nocardioides sp. WS12 genomic DNA contains:
- a CDS encoding TetR/AcrR family transcriptional regulator, translating to MLDAAAAVFAQMGYDKARMDDVVETSGMTKGSVYFHFANKEALAVAVLTEKHASWLHQVRSRLAATPPGTERLEALLPAMLGLHQEDPYAWAVARLTQNLSELPATRSLAAELTRRWIDDVAALVRDALPAAADPPVDPVEVATLLVGAFDGLKATVQVLADDPGAAARQLESGGALLMKMLRAVITPP from the coding sequence ATCCTCGACGCCGCGGCGGCGGTGTTCGCCCAGATGGGGTACGACAAGGCGCGGATGGACGACGTCGTCGAGACGAGCGGCATGACCAAGGGCTCGGTGTACTTCCACTTCGCGAACAAGGAAGCGCTGGCGGTCGCCGTACTCACCGAGAAGCATGCGTCCTGGCTCCACCAGGTTCGCTCGCGGCTGGCCGCCACACCGCCGGGTACCGAACGTCTCGAAGCCCTCCTGCCAGCGATGCTGGGCCTGCACCAGGAGGACCCCTACGCCTGGGCGGTCGCGCGCCTGACGCAGAACCTCTCCGAACTGCCCGCCACCCGTTCCCTCGCGGCCGAACTGACGCGGCGCTGGATCGACGACGTCGCGGCCCTGGTCCGCGACGCCCTGCCCGCCGCGGCCGATCCCCCGGTGGACCCGGTCGAAGTGGCCACCCTCCTCGTCGGCGCCTTCGACGGCCTGAAGGCCACGGTGCAGGTGCTGGCCGACGACCCGGGTGCCGCCGCCCGCCAACTCGAGAGCGGCGGCGCGCTCCTGATGAAGATGCTGCGTGCGGTGATCACGCCGCCGTGA
- a CDS encoding response regulator transcription factor, which yields MTTVVLADDHPLVRQGLRAVFDSTTDIQVVAEAEDGLEAVRLCVEHRPDVVLMDLQMPVLHGLEATGQVRAKSPGTAVLVLTMFDDDDTVFAAVSAGAAGYLLKGSDGGDIVAAVRAAAAGQAVFGAALAQRMQSWFARSAERSDKPPFPELTARERDILNGVAGGLTNAEIGASLFLSPKTVANNVTTILDKLHVAHRTEAIVKARDAGLGRGVRDDG from the coding sequence ATGACGACCGTGGTCCTGGCAGATGATCATCCGCTGGTCCGGCAAGGACTCCGCGCGGTGTTCGACAGCACCACCGACATCCAGGTCGTGGCCGAAGCCGAGGACGGCCTCGAGGCGGTCCGGCTCTGTGTGGAGCACCGGCCGGACGTCGTACTGATGGACCTCCAGATGCCCGTCCTGCACGGCCTCGAGGCGACCGGGCAGGTTCGCGCGAAGAGTCCCGGGACGGCTGTGCTGGTGCTCACCATGTTCGACGATGACGACACGGTCTTCGCTGCGGTCTCGGCCGGCGCTGCGGGCTATCTGCTCAAGGGGTCCGACGGCGGAGACATCGTGGCGGCCGTGCGGGCAGCAGCCGCAGGTCAGGCTGTCTTCGGTGCAGCGCTCGCCCAGCGTATGCAGTCGTGGTTCGCCCGGTCGGCGGAAAGGTCGGACAAACCGCCCTTCCCGGAACTGACGGCGCGTGAGCGCGACATCCTGAACGGCGTCGCCGGTGGTCTCACCAATGCCGAGATCGGAGCGAGCCTGTTCCTGTCGCCGAAGACCGTGGCCAACAACGTCACCACGATCCTCGACAAGCTGCACGTCGCCCATCGGACCGAAGCGATCGTGAAGGCCCGTGACGCCGGCCTCGGACGAGGCGTGCGCGACGACGGCTGA
- a CDS encoding histidine kinase gives MRNSLRQLALRQANGLAIVVLLCTVAGFAAFLLLARNVDPSSGLASAEFVYSACQVLPYGLMGAVLMARRPDLPFGWLLALAAMSLVLMLVVVGPSYWALDEGHGGELALWGLTFGSLAFVPAALEGLINVRFPSGRPTGRWGRWLDRVLIWGIGVVLVGGLLGDSAIRSIQPDSDADPNRFIDGTPIVDIGNALGFATPLVILLGVLAGIGVVIRCFRSSGLERKQLQWRAAGVVGALALFPFAVAETLPDWASGLAPLLFVVTLAVPVLRYDLWAIDSLIRRSAGYALSSEGSVVENLVRSAAEMLKLPYVAVLRNDVVLASYGEPTDLAQTWPLFHQGEQVALMGAAAPHGLAAIGDRDRQVLATMAQLIAGSVHAEALNADLLTTRHQLVAAREEERRRLRRDLHDGLGPLLTGLGLNLDAARSSIAQDADRAGTYLDRAKDASSQVINDLRGLVYGLRPPALDDLGFIGAVRLHAERIADEGGLALDLRLPREVVLPAAVEVAAFRTVVEAVTNVVRHSGASSVTVTVAPSERDVVVLVTDDGVPAGEWQPGVGLSGMRERAEELAGTFTAGSSPGGGRIEVVFPLRTMTP, from the coding sequence GTGCGAAACTCACTGCGGCAACTTGCTCTGCGCCAGGCCAACGGGCTGGCGATTGTCGTGCTGCTCTGCACGGTCGCCGGCTTCGCCGCTTTCCTCCTGCTGGCGCGCAACGTCGATCCATCGAGCGGTCTGGCGTCCGCGGAGTTCGTCTACAGCGCCTGCCAGGTCCTTCCCTATGGACTGATGGGCGCTGTGTTGATGGCCCGCCGTCCCGACCTGCCGTTCGGTTGGTTGCTGGCACTGGCGGCGATGTCGCTCGTTCTGATGTTGGTGGTGGTCGGGCCGTCGTACTGGGCGCTGGACGAGGGGCACGGCGGCGAGCTCGCGCTCTGGGGGCTGACGTTCGGCTCCCTGGCTTTCGTGCCGGCGGCGCTCGAGGGCCTGATCAACGTGCGATTCCCCTCGGGGCGTCCGACGGGACGCTGGGGTCGCTGGCTCGACCGGGTGCTGATCTGGGGGATCGGGGTCGTGCTGGTCGGCGGCTTGCTCGGGGACTCGGCGATCCGTTCGATCCAGCCCGACAGTGACGCCGATCCGAACAGGTTCATCGACGGCACGCCGATCGTCGACATCGGGAACGCCCTCGGCTTCGCCACGCCCCTGGTGATCCTGCTCGGCGTGCTGGCCGGGATCGGCGTGGTCATCCGCTGCTTCCGCTCGAGCGGCCTGGAACGCAAGCAATTGCAGTGGCGCGCTGCCGGTGTCGTGGGGGCCCTGGCGCTGTTCCCGTTCGCGGTCGCCGAGACCTTGCCCGACTGGGCATCGGGGCTGGCCCCCTTGCTGTTCGTCGTGACGCTCGCGGTCCCCGTGCTCCGCTATGACCTCTGGGCCATCGACAGCCTGATCCGGCGTTCGGCTGGATACGCCCTGAGTTCCGAGGGCTCGGTCGTGGAGAACCTGGTCCGGTCAGCGGCGGAGATGCTGAAGCTGCCGTACGTCGCCGTCCTGCGCAACGACGTCGTCCTCGCGTCGTACGGCGAGCCGACGGATCTGGCTCAGACGTGGCCGTTGTTCCATCAGGGCGAGCAGGTCGCGTTGATGGGAGCGGCTGCACCGCACGGCCTCGCCGCCATCGGTGACCGGGACCGTCAGGTGCTGGCGACGATGGCGCAGCTGATCGCCGGCTCTGTCCACGCCGAAGCGCTCAATGCCGACCTGCTGACCACGCGTCATCAACTGGTCGCCGCTCGCGAGGAGGAACGACGGCGGCTTCGACGCGACCTCCACGACGGACTCGGACCGCTGCTCACCGGACTCGGGCTCAATCTCGATGCAGCCCGGTCCAGCATCGCTCAGGACGCTGACCGCGCCGGCACCTATCTGGACCGGGCGAAGGACGCATCGAGTCAGGTCATCAACGACCTGCGAGGTCTGGTCTACGGGCTGCGCCCACCGGCCCTCGACGACCTCGGCTTCATCGGGGCAGTTCGGCTGCACGCGGAACGGATCGCCGACGAAGGCGGTCTCGCCCTCGACCTTCGGCTGCCCCGTGAGGTCGTCCTGCCGGCTGCGGTCGAGGTCGCGGCCTTCCGGACCGTGGTCGAAGCGGTCACCAACGTGGTGCGTCACTCGGGCGCCTCGTCCGTGACGGTGACGGTCGCACCCAGTGAACGAGATGTGGTGGTCCTGGTGACCGATGACGGGGTTCCGGCCGGGGAGTGGCAGCCGGGCGTGGGGCTCAGCGGCATGCGGGAGCGTGCCGAGGAACTGGCGGGGACGTTCACCGCCGGATCGTCACCTGGTGGCGGCCGTATCGAAGTTGTCTTCCCCTTGCGGACAATGACGCCATGA
- a CDS encoding SDR family oxidoreductase, whose translation MAGYFEKQHVLVTGASSGIGRALAERVAAEGGDLVLVARREPVLRAQAEDLERRFGVRVDVVPADLSVAGAAAGIVRALSERGLSVDVLVNNAGLGIHGDLAGARLVDVSTQIAVNITALSELTALLLPPMVARGHGAIVNVASTAAYQPVPHMAVYAATKSYVLSFTRALWSETRGTGVRVLAVSPGATDTAFFDVAGDDASVGNRRTPEQVVDVAMSALRADRREVVDGAANALLARVAGRLPTRWAITLAERSVRPQSTTTN comes from the coding sequence ATGGCAGGCTATTTCGAGAAGCAACACGTGCTGGTGACCGGGGCCTCGTCGGGAATCGGGCGCGCCCTGGCCGAGCGGGTCGCTGCCGAGGGCGGTGACCTGGTGCTGGTCGCCCGGCGGGAGCCGGTGCTGCGGGCGCAGGCCGAGGACCTCGAGAGGCGCTTCGGCGTCCGGGTCGACGTCGTGCCCGCTGACCTCAGCGTGGCTGGGGCGGCGGCAGGGATCGTCCGGGCGCTGTCGGAGCGGGGTCTTTCTGTCGACGTACTGGTCAACAACGCCGGACTCGGCATCCACGGGGACCTGGCGGGTGCGCGCCTGGTGGACGTGTCCACGCAGATCGCGGTGAACATCACTGCGCTCAGCGAGCTCACTGCTCTGCTGCTGCCGCCGATGGTCGCTCGTGGGCATGGGGCGATCGTCAACGTGGCCAGCACGGCGGCGTACCAGCCGGTTCCGCACATGGCCGTGTACGCCGCGACCAAGTCCTACGTGCTGTCGTTCACCCGTGCCCTGTGGTCCGAGACGCGCGGCACCGGAGTCCGGGTGCTCGCTGTCAGTCCGGGTGCCACGGACACCGCGTTCTTCGATGTCGCAGGCGACGACGCATCGGTGGGGAACCGCCGTACGCCCGAGCAGGTCGTCGACGTCGCGATGAGCGCCCTCAGGGCCGACCGCCGCGAGGTGGTCGACGGCGCTGCGAATGCGCTTCTCGCCCGCGTGGCAGGCCGTCTGCCCACGCGATGGGCGATCACCCTGGCCGAACGCTCGGTTCGGCCGCAATCCACCACCACCAACTGA
- a CDS encoding cytochrome P450, with product MTTPSVVGTATLPRAQGTWRQRLAAVAEYHTGGEWVRDQGLRVADMRLGPAGLVPQVALAVSPRAAHDVLGRHDDALDKNTPFNVQRRLLGRHSGRPSDDLFHMTYQPWLSRKRALQPVFTKPQVSTYGGGMAAIAEEQVQRWARAVEVDVGRATRVLTLEVLGRSVFGLHLGDRAEVLAPHVDVIMTYLLERAVRPARAPYWLPTPVRGRFFEAWAAIDELSNEAMTTCRQDPDHEAPLIRQLLAAVDPETGQALSDEQRRADLLAFLLAGHDTTSTTLAYVLWQVGHRPDIQTRLHAEVDALGERSLTTDDVSNLPYTVQVIHEAMRLCPPVPGVARSATRDVEVDGFRVPQGYTVIVPIYALHRDPRAWAAPLAFDPDRFAPERRKGIDRWQYLPFGGGPRSCIGDHFAMLEATLALATVVRSTAIKSVRPGFPLALGATLTAAEPVPLRFTPR from the coding sequence ATGACAACCCCGTCGGTCGTCGGTACGGCGACGCTCCCCCGCGCGCAAGGAACCTGGCGCCAGCGCCTCGCCGCTGTCGCGGAATACCACACGGGCGGCGAGTGGGTCCGCGACCAGGGGCTCCGGGTGGCCGACATGCGGCTCGGGCCGGCCGGGCTCGTGCCCCAGGTCGCCCTCGCCGTCAGTCCTCGCGCCGCTCACGACGTCCTCGGACGGCACGACGACGCCCTGGACAAGAACACGCCCTTCAATGTGCAGCGACGGCTTCTCGGGAGGCACAGCGGACGCCCGTCCGATGACCTGTTCCACATGACCTACCAACCGTGGCTCAGCCGCAAGCGTGCCCTCCAGCCGGTCTTCACCAAGCCGCAGGTGTCAACGTACGGCGGAGGCATGGCGGCGATCGCCGAGGAACAGGTGCAGCGGTGGGCAAGGGCAGTGGAGGTCGACGTCGGTAGAGCCACTCGCGTACTCACCCTGGAAGTGCTCGGCCGTTCCGTGTTCGGGCTGCATCTGGGCGATCGCGCAGAGGTGCTGGCCCCGCACGTCGACGTGATCATGACGTACCTGCTGGAACGCGCGGTGCGACCCGCTCGGGCGCCGTACTGGCTCCCGACGCCGGTGCGCGGCAGGTTCTTCGAGGCCTGGGCAGCGATCGACGAGCTCAGCAACGAAGCGATGACGACCTGCCGACAGGATCCCGATCACGAGGCGCCGTTGATTCGCCAACTGCTCGCGGCTGTGGACCCGGAGACCGGGCAGGCTCTCAGCGACGAACAACGCCGCGCCGACCTGCTCGCCTTCCTGCTCGCCGGTCACGACACCACGTCGACGACGCTCGCCTACGTGCTGTGGCAGGTGGGCCACCGCCCCGACATCCAGACGCGTCTGCATGCCGAGGTCGACGCGCTGGGCGAGCGGTCGCTGACCACCGACGACGTGTCGAACCTGCCGTACACGGTCCAGGTCATCCACGAGGCGATGCGACTGTGCCCGCCCGTTCCCGGGGTGGCCCGGTCCGCGACCCGCGATGTCGAGGTCGACGGCTTCCGGGTGCCGCAGGGCTACACCGTGATCGTGCCGATCTACGCGCTGCACCGCGATCCGAGGGCCTGGGCGGCACCGCTGGCCTTCGACCCCGACCGGTTCGCGCCCGAGCGCCGCAAGGGCATTGATCGCTGGCAGTACCTCCCCTTCGGGGGTGGTCCCCGCAGCTGCATCGGCGACCACTTCGCGATGCTGGAGGCCACGCTCGCCCTGGCGACGGTGGTCCGCTCGACGGCGATCAAGTCGGTGCGGCCAGGCTTCCCCCTCGCGCTGGGCGCCACGCTCACCGCGGCCGAACCCGTCCCGCTGCGGTTCACACCACGCTGA
- a CDS encoding ester cyclase produces MFINDFAAAAAAAVNNHDVEEILGLWREPAAYDSPMTGPQQGLAALAERETDLFAGFSDLAATVQPLGQEQSTGVALVRFTGTHDGWYAGLAPSGNTISLEMVAVITFDDDGRVVGERVFIDSATVAAQLTGSGVATR; encoded by the coding sequence ATGTTCATCAACGACTTCGCCGCCGCAGCGGCAGCCGCCGTCAACAACCACGACGTCGAGGAGATCCTCGGGTTGTGGCGCGAGCCGGCCGCCTACGACTCGCCCATGACCGGTCCCCAGCAGGGTCTCGCCGCGCTGGCCGAGCGCGAGACTGACCTGTTCGCGGGATTCAGCGACCTCGCCGCCACCGTCCAGCCCCTTGGCCAGGAGCAGTCCACGGGCGTCGCGCTCGTCCGCTTCACCGGCACGCATGACGGCTGGTACGCCGGCTTGGCGCCGAGTGGGAACACGATCTCCCTCGAGATGGTCGCCGTCATCACCTTCGACGACGACGGCCGCGTCGTCGGCGAGCGCGTCTTCATCGACAGTGCGACCGTCGCCGCTCAACTCACCGGGTCAGGTGTCGCCACGCGGTGA
- a CDS encoding glycosyltransferase 87 family protein translates to MDSPRTARRVTVALAVGVGLWCALLAWRWDWFIDLRVYELGASALFGGDLYDVRFHVADLPFTYPPFAAVLMLPVAVLPLWLTAALWSAACVLVLAWAINATLKACGSTYPAVVVPILTAVALLSQPVWSTLSYGQVNLFLMAAILADVLRPERRHAGWLVGIAAGIKLTPLFFVAFFLVIGQRRAAGVALGSFAATVLVGAAFAPSASVAYWTEILWDPGRIGGVEYAGNQSVLGTLSRLLGHEAPTSLWFVVAGAIATLSLLAAALLWRSTSPAARPLAVGMAALGMVLASPISWDHHWVWFVPITLALWFSDLPRARVVAGVVVVIAASRAIWWAPFRNGVEYDWNFWQGMSGNLYVLTAVALILAGVGWGGRVHHVSNEGQLLHK, encoded by the coding sequence GTGGACTCTCCCCGCACCGCCCGTCGTGTGACCGTCGCCCTCGCCGTCGGTGTCGGGCTGTGGTGTGCCCTGCTCGCCTGGCGCTGGGACTGGTTCATCGACCTGCGGGTCTACGAACTCGGTGCGAGTGCGCTGTTCGGGGGAGACCTCTACGACGTCCGCTTCCACGTGGCTGATCTGCCGTTCACCTATCCGCCGTTCGCGGCCGTGTTGATGCTGCCCGTGGCCGTGCTGCCGCTGTGGCTGACGGCGGCGCTCTGGTCGGCGGCGTGCGTGCTCGTGCTGGCGTGGGCGATCAACGCGACGCTCAAGGCCTGCGGGTCGACGTACCCGGCTGTCGTCGTGCCGATCCTGACGGCCGTTGCGCTGCTGAGCCAGCCCGTGTGGTCGACACTGTCGTACGGCCAGGTCAACCTGTTCCTGATGGCCGCGATCCTGGCCGACGTCCTGCGCCCCGAACGGCGGCACGCGGGTTGGCTCGTCGGGATCGCCGCCGGCATCAAGCTGACGCCGTTGTTCTTCGTGGCGTTCTTCCTGGTGATCGGCCAGCGTCGCGCTGCCGGGGTCGCCCTGGGGAGCTTTGCGGCCACCGTGCTCGTCGGGGCGGCGTTCGCGCCCAGCGCGTCCGTCGCGTACTGGACGGAGATCCTGTGGGACCCGGGCCGGATCGGCGGTGTCGAGTACGCCGGCAACCAGTCCGTGCTGGGCACGCTGAGCCGGCTCCTCGGCCACGAGGCGCCCACCTCGCTCTGGTTCGTGGTCGCGGGTGCGATCGCGACCCTCTCCCTGCTCGCAGCCGCCCTCCTGTGGCGCTCGACGTCGCCCGCTGCCCGGCCGCTGGCCGTGGGCATGGCTGCCCTCGGCATGGTGCTCGCGTCGCCGATCTCGTGGGACCACCACTGGGTCTGGTTCGTGCCGATCACGCTGGCGCTGTGGTTCAGCGACCTGCCCCGGGCCCGGGTGGTCGCGGGCGTGGTTGTCGTCATCGCGGCGTCACGAGCGATCTGGTGGGCACCGTTCCGGAACGGGGTCGAGTACGACTGGAACTTCTGGCAGGGGATGTCGGGCAACCTCTACGTGCTGACGGCCGTCGCGCTCATCCTGGCGGGCGTCGGCTGGGGTGGCCGGGTCCACCATGTGAGCAATGAGGGACAATTACTACACAAGTGA